The Glandiceps talaboti chromosome 1, keGlaTala1.1, whole genome shotgun sequence genome has a segment encoding these proteins:
- the LOC144453283 gene encoding interleukin-1 receptor-associated kinase 4-like has product MMPKVRPHTYLRQLPYGVLRQLSCNLDPVSTLGRNWKLLACSIPNRGGGDELKYSQIDIQCFEGELQRPGGSPTEALLRDWGTQNATAQDLVDILLDLGLVTAAEIVLPEYVRCRTSQQQESHANCQPQHHFTSPETESVSQWQQPSQTQYSNQPSQTFSKQTSYEAPSHSSPQPQSVQSQLQPQLQQQSTLQSPSQLPSQSTSQLHVTSQSPSQSSSQINVVSSSSPSKSNTSNSERTRQEQPAQHLSPESIPQKIAKTIDLFPGLTVSLEPEDEKVTDNESQGTDKSDRNASKTFSTDEERAETKVAVSEAKEALQAESCAVELSFEVVSRQTNDFNDNSLREGGNRIGEGAFGTVYRGQREDGKMIAVKKLKEAAGTLLSKTVSQFKTEVEVLSRCQHVNLVSLIGYTCDGHNFCLIYDYMSNGSLQDRLMCMDGTPPLHWHQRLSICRDVARGICYLHAKNLIHRDIKSANVLLDENFVGKVGDFGLVRLGPDQGRLTHVVTETVIGTRAYMPMEAFQGIISEKLDTYSYGVVLLEVMTGLPVYDESRDSLDLRTHVDDNCDSNEDFLSLVDNSLSEWDDTSMTQLYDVAKICLHSNRKKRPHMKDVLPMVESLVN; this is encoded by the exons ATGATGCCCAAAGTTAGACCACATACCTACCTCAGACAGCTTCCTTATGGAGTGCTACGACAGCTTTCTTGTAATTTAGACCCAGTCAGTACTCTAGGCCGTAACTGGAAGTTGTTAGCATGTTCAATTCCAAATCGGGGTGGTGGAGATGAGTTGAAGTACTCTCAGATTGATATCCA ATGTTTTGAAGGAGAACTTCAAAGGCCTGGTGGAAGTCCAACGGAAGCCTTACTTCGTGATTGGGGTACACAGAATGCCACCGCCCAAGATCTTGTAGACATACTATTAGACTTAGGGTTAGTTACAGCAGCTGAGATTGTCCTTCCAG AATATGTGAGATGCAGAACCTCTCAGCAACAAGAGTCTCATGCAAATTGCCAGCCTCAACATCATTTTACTTCACCAGAAACTGAATCAGTATCTCAATGGCAACAGCCGTCGCAAACCCAATATTCAAATCAACCatcacaaacattttcaaaacaaacaagttATGAAGCTCCAAGTCATAGTTCCCCGCAGCCACAATCTGTTCAGTCGCAGTTACAGCCGCAATTACAACAACAGTCAACATTGCAGTCACCGTCGCAGTTGCCGTCACAGTCAACATCACAGTTACATGTAACTTCACAGTCGCCATCGCAGTCATCTTCACAAATCAATGTAGTTAGTTCATCATCACCCAGTAAAAGTAATACTAGTAATTCTGAAAGGACACGGCAAGAGCAGCCAGCTCAACACTTGAGTCCAGAATCCATTCCACAAAAGATAGCAAAGACTATTGATTTATTTCCTGGCTTAACTGTTAGTCTAGAACCTGAAGATGAAAAAGTAACAGATAATGAGAGTCAAGGAACTGACAAATCTGATAGAAATGCTTCAAAAACATTTAGTACAGATGAAGAAAGAGCTGAAACTAAAGTAGCAGTGTCGGAAGCAAAGGAGGCATTGCAGGCTGAGTCATGTG CTGTAGAATTGTCGTTTGAAGTAGTTTCAAGGCAGACGAATGATTTCAATGATAATAGCCTTAGGGAAGGTGGAAATAGAATTGGAGAAGGTGCTTTTGGTACTGTCTATAGAGGCCAGAGAGAAGACGGTAAAATGATAGCTGTCAAGAAACTCAAGGAG GCAGCTGGTACACTTTTATCAAAGACCGTATCACAGTTTAAAACTGAAGTAGAAGTTCTGTCAAG GTGTCAGCATGTAAATCTAGTTAGTTTGATTGGCTATACCTGTGATGGTCATAATTTCTGCCTTATCTATGACTACATGTCTAATGGATCCTTACAAGACAGACTGATGTGTATGGATGGTACTCCACCATTACACTGGCATCAAAGATTATCCATATGCAGAGATGTGGCCAGGGGAATATGCTACTTACATGCCAAGAATTTGATTCACAGAGACATCAAAAG TGCCAATGTGTTGCTTGATGAAAATTTTGTTGGGAAAGTAGGAGACTTTGGATTGGTGCGTCTAGGTCCAGATCAGGGAAGACTGACACATGTTGTAACAGAGACTGTGATTGGTACTCGTGCTTATATGCCAATGGAAGCTTTCCAAGGGATAATATCAGAAAAACTTGATACGTACAGCTATGGTGTG GTATTACTTGAAGTAATGACTGGACTTCCTGTATATGATGAAAGCAGGGATAGTTTAGACTTGCGTACTCATGTGGATGACAACTGTGACTCAAACGAAGACTTTCTGAGTCTTGTCGATAACAGTTTAAGTGAGTGGGACGATACTTCAATGACACAACTCTATGATGTTGCCAAGATATGTTTACACTCCAATAGGAAAAAGAGACCACATATGAAGGAT GTTCTTCCAATGGTGGAAAGTCTGGTCAACTAA